The following proteins are co-located in the Pedobacter frigiditerrae genome:
- a CDS encoding 7TM diverse intracellular signaling domain-containing protein, with the protein MTPTTLNRLLIVLLLIAGKCTYGSFKKDSLPFNVAYYQDNTNKLKATQVHEKLFVQLPNREVLNLGVDDATFWIKLSTTKDIVFDKNVLFIEQVRVKSYEMYREKQGELPHLQQPLVLPGYDKLKNVQGISYLLTDTIRKDEVIYLKLKSHENFIAKISIVTQDNIVAKNSFRDVFFGIYTGVMLIMFIYNLFLFIVVRDKSYIHYVFYILFTWLTQISIQGYGEIYIWNSLPLVNSYSVVLCSLLALLFADLFTISFLNTKVFAPRAHKAFLTYIVLILLTICCIFLLDNRTAFMIMQVIIMTGVILALSTSYYVYFKKHFKPAGYYNIAWTILFIGAIFFILKDYSIIPYNNFTTYLLQISSALEVLLLSFALADKINFFKKENEIAQAQALNASLENQKLIKEQNIVLEKKVHERTEELQSANSTLNITLTNLKETQSQLVDAEKMAALGQLTAGIAHEINNPINFVTSNIKPLELDINDLKDIITKYEEIDFDGDVKAQVEEIEAFKKQIDLGFVNNEIVSLLSGISEGAKRTAEIIRSLRNFSRLDESDMKPVDLNEGLQSTLVLVRNNMPHNLTVINELGNLPKVECQPGKINQVFMNLVSNAVQAIKSKKVPADEEFLTIKSWYEEQQVKISIKDTGIGMTEETKHRIFEPFFTTKDIGEGTGLGLSIVFSIIEKHKGHIDVISKLGVGTEFIITLNVNPE; encoded by the coding sequence ATGACGCCAACCACTCTCAATAGATTATTGATAGTTCTCTTACTTATTGCGGGCAAATGCACCTATGGGAGCTTTAAAAAAGATAGCTTGCCTTTTAATGTCGCATATTATCAAGACAATACCAATAAACTTAAGGCTACACAAGTTCATGAAAAGTTGTTTGTTCAGCTACCAAACCGTGAGGTATTAAATCTAGGTGTAGATGATGCAACTTTTTGGATCAAATTGAGCACTACAAAGGATATAGTATTCGATAAAAATGTCCTTTTTATCGAACAGGTAAGAGTTAAAAGCTATGAAATGTATAGGGAGAAGCAAGGTGAACTTCCCCACCTACAACAGCCTTTAGTTTTACCTGGTTACGATAAGCTAAAAAACGTACAAGGCATTAGCTATCTTCTAACAGACACGATAAGAAAAGATGAGGTTATCTATTTAAAGCTAAAATCTCATGAAAATTTTATTGCAAAAATTTCGATTGTCACGCAAGATAATATAGTTGCTAAAAACTCGTTTAGAGATGTTTTTTTCGGTATTTATACAGGTGTGATGCTCATTATGTTCATCTATAATCTATTCCTCTTTATCGTAGTACGAGACAAAAGCTATATTCATTACGTTTTTTATATACTTTTTACTTGGCTCACACAAATTTCTATACAAGGATACGGTGAAATTTATATTTGGAATAGTCTTCCACTAGTTAACAGCTACTCTGTTGTACTCTGTTCTCTTCTAGCATTATTATTCGCGGATCTTTTTACGATTTCTTTCCTTAATACTAAAGTTTTTGCACCCAGAGCGCATAAAGCATTCCTTACTTACATCGTATTAATATTGTTAACAATTTGTTGCATATTCCTGCTCGATAATCGCACTGCTTTCATGATCATGCAAGTTATCATCATGACTGGAGTAATATTAGCACTTTCAACATCTTATTACGTATACTTTAAAAAGCACTTTAAACCTGCTGGTTATTATAATATCGCATGGACAATATTATTTATTGGTGCTATTTTCTTTATTTTGAAAGATTATAGCATTATTCCGTACAACAACTTCACAACCTATCTTTTGCAAATTTCTTCAGCATTAGAAGTGCTGTTACTTTCATTTGCACTAGCGGATAAAATCAACTTCTTTAAAAAAGAAAATGAAATAGCTCAAGCACAAGCCCTTAATGCATCGTTAGAAAACCAAAAACTCATTAAAGAGCAAAACATAGTATTAGAGAAAAAAGTACATGAAAGAACTGAAGAATTACAGAGCGCAAACTCTACTCTTAATATTACTTTAACAAATTTAAAAGAAACCCAATCTCAATTAGTAGATGCCGAGAAAATGGCTGCCCTCGGTCAGTTAACTGCAGGAATTGCCCATGAGATTAACAATCCTATTAATTTCGTAACCTCTAACATTAAACCTTTAGAATTAGACATCAATGATTTAAAAGACATTATTACTAAATACGAAGAAATTGATTTTGATGGTGATGTGAAAGCTCAAGTTGAAGAGATAGAAGCTTTTAAGAAACAAATTGACCTTGGCTTTGTTAATAATGAAATCGTTTCATTACTTTCTGGAATTAGTGAAGGTGCTAAACGAACCGCAGAGATTATTAGAAGTTTAAGAAACTTTAGCAGGCTGGATGAAAGCGATATGAAACCTGTCGATTTGAACGAGGGCTTGCAATCTACTTTGGTTTTGGTTAGAAATAACATGCCTCATAATTTAACGGTTATTAATGAATTGGGCAACTTGCCTAAAGTAGAATGTCAACCAGGTAAAATTAATCAAGTATTCATGAACTTGGTTTCAAATGCAGTGCAAGCCATAAAAAGTAAAAAGGTACCTGCTGATGAAGAATTTTTAACTATTAAGAGTTGGTATGAAGAACAGCAAGTAAAAATTAGTATTAAAGATACTGGCATCGGAATGACCGAAGAAACAAAACATCGAATTTTTGAGCCATTTTTTACCACTAAAGATATTGGAGAAGGCACAGGACTTGGCCTTTCTATCGTGTTCAGTATCATAGAGAAACACAAAGGTCATATAGATGTTATATCTAAACTAGGTGTTGGAACAGAATTTATTATTACCTTGAATGTAAATCCCGAATAA
- a CDS encoding hybrid sensor histidine kinase/response regulator, translating to MPTRNQSVRILYIDDEENNLQAFKASFRRQYEIYTAISAAEGLKILQNVDLHVILADQKMPKTTGVEFFKSISETYPDPIRILLTGYTDIDALADAINHGDIYRYIQKPWNDMELHNSIKNAYDAYRAKVDLRNKIAELEKTNNELNRFIYSISHELRAPLVSVIGIVNLVKMEGLYNSSGEYWSLIESCSNKLDYYIQKTLQYYKNNKNNTDATEVDFKTLISELVDVYSYTDRDTQFTINVDQKIPFIGDLFRIEVILGNLISNAIKYQKVTEENKKVNIEVDVNQDFAHISISDNGMGILNEHLEKIFTQFFKSKVHHGSGLGLFIVKEALNKIDGRISVSSDLDKGTTFKITIPNNK from the coding sequence ATGCCAACAAGAAACCAAAGTGTAAGAATTTTATACATAGATGATGAAGAAAACAACCTACAAGCATTTAAGGCAAGTTTTAGGCGTCAGTATGAAATTTATACTGCTATTTCTGCTGCTGAAGGTTTAAAGATATTGCAAAATGTAGATTTGCACGTGATCCTTGCTGATCAGAAAATGCCAAAAACAACTGGTGTAGAGTTTTTTAAAAGTATCTCAGAAACTTACCCTGACCCAATTAGAATTCTTTTAACTGGCTATACCGATATAGATGCACTAGCTGATGCGATTAACCATGGTGATATTTACAGATACATTCAAAAACCATGGAATGATATGGAATTGCATAACTCTATCAAAAATGCTTACGATGCCTATAGAGCAAAAGTAGATCTACGCAATAAAATAGCCGAATTAGAAAAAACGAATAATGAATTAAATAGGTTTATTTATAGCATATCCCACGAATTAAGAGCGCCTTTAGTTTCTGTAATAGGCATTGTTAATTTAGTTAAAATGGAGGGCCTATATAATTCTAGCGGTGAATATTGGAGTTTAATAGAATCCTGCTCTAATAAACTAGATTATTATATCCAAAAAACACTTCAATATTATAAAAACAATAAAAATAATACCGATGCCACTGAGGTAGATTTTAAAACATTAATATCAGAACTTGTAGATGTTTATTCTTATACAGACAGAGATACTCAGTTTACCATCAATGTAGATCAAAAAATTCCTTTTATTGGCGATTTATTTAGAATAGAAGTTATACTAGGCAACTTAATTTCAAATGCGATTAAATACCAAAAAGTAACCGAGGAAAACAAAAAAGTAAATATTGAAGTAGATGTAAACCAAGACTTTGCCCACATTAGCATTAGCGATAATGGGATGGGTATTTTAAACGAACACTTGGAAAAAATATTTACTCAATTTTTCAAGAGCAAAGTACATCATGGCAGCGGATTAGGTTTATTTATTGTAAAAGAAGCTTTAAATAAAATTGATGGTCGAATTTCAGTAAGTTCAGACCTAGATAAAGGAACAACATTTAAGATAACCATTCCAAATAATAAGTAG
- a CDS encoding response regulator: protein MLNKTNKVMLIDDNEIDLKINAKLISLFKLFDETIICQSAEDALDYLNKHSNETEKLPSFILLDIQMPDMDGFDFLEQYKNLSKTFTDKCTVAMLSSTLDFGDIQRAEANPYVVKLLKKPLSLPELTQLV, encoded by the coding sequence ATGTTAAACAAGACAAATAAGGTTATGCTGATCGATGACAATGAAATCGATTTAAAAATTAATGCAAAGCTGATTAGTTTGTTTAAGCTTTTTGATGAAACTATCATTTGCCAGTCTGCAGAAGATGCATTAGATTACCTTAATAAACATTCAAATGAGACAGAAAAACTACCAAGTTTTATTCTTTTAGATATCCAAATGCCAGATATGGATGGTTTTGATTTTCTAGAGCAATACAAAAACTTAAGCAAGACTTTTACCGACAAATGCACAGTAGCCATGCTGTCTTCAACTCTAGATTTTGGAGATATTCAGCGAGCCGAAGCCAACCCGTATGTGGTTAAATTATTAAAAAAACCTCTTTCCTTACCAGAATTAACTCAACTGGTTTAA
- a CDS encoding flagellar motor protein MotB, which produces MKLSILIPSVCLVGMMATGCVSNKKFAELQSTNTKLQQSNEQLNQRLQASESDASGGKIRIKSLEEQIAAEKANAVALQAALNKCLNSSSQGNVNISKLVDEINSSNKYIQQLVNAKNKSDSLNMVLTNNLTRSLSQQEMSDVDVQVLKGVVYISLSDNMLYKSGSYEISDKAGATLGKIAKIISDYSNYDVLIEGNTDNVPISKPNIRNNWDLSALRASSVVQALQTTYKVDPKRLTAGGRGEYNPLVANDNEAGKAKNRRTQIIITPKLDQFMELIGKAPAETKP; this is translated from the coding sequence ATGAAATTATCAATATTAATACCCTCAGTTTGTTTAGTCGGTATGATGGCTACAGGCTGTGTGAGTAACAAAAAATTCGCCGAGCTGCAGTCTACCAATACTAAACTACAACAGAGTAACGAACAACTCAATCAGCGTTTACAAGCTAGTGAAAGTGACGCATCTGGCGGAAAAATTAGAATTAAAAGTTTAGAAGAGCAAATTGCTGCAGAAAAAGCTAATGCCGTAGCATTACAGGCCGCTTTAAACAAATGTTTAAATTCAAGTAGCCAAGGAAATGTTAACATTTCTAAATTGGTTGATGAGATTAACAGTTCTAATAAATACATTCAGCAATTAGTAAATGCCAAAAATAAAAGCGATTCGTTGAATATGGTTTTAACCAATAATTTGACTCGTTCTTTAAGTCAGCAAGAAATGAGCGATGTTGATGTACAAGTTCTAAAAGGAGTGGTTTACATTTCCTTATCTGATAATATGTTGTACAAATCTGGTAGTTATGAAATTTCAGACAAAGCAGGCGCTACCCTAGGTAAGATTGCTAAAATTATTTCAGACTATAGTAACTATGATGTGTTGATTGAAGGTAATACAGACAATGTGCCTATCTCTAAACCTAACATTAGAAATAACTGGGATTTAAGTGCTTTAAGAGCCTCTTCAGTGGTTCAAGCTTTGCAGACGACCTATAAGGTAGATCCTAAACGTTTAACAGCAGGAGGGCGTGGAGAATACAATCCTTTGGTCGCTAATGACAATGAAGCTGGTAAAGCTAAAAATAGACGTACACAGATTATCATTACACCGAAGTTAGATCAGTTCATGGAGTTAATTGGTAAAGCACCAGCTGAAACTAAACCTTAG